In Streptosporangiales bacterium, a single window of DNA contains:
- the speB gene encoding agmatinase yields the protein MARYGPQFGPDITFLGVDSCDWADPATYADADVVILGAPFDGGTSHRPGARFGPQYIRQTCYLPHDGSRPSLALRTDGLRDLRVYDAGDVEMYSGDAERSVRDLQQAVYAIARTGAIPLMLGGDHTITWPDAAGVAQHLGEGRVSLIHFDAHADTGDITFGSLVGHGQPMRRLIESGAVRGDRFLQVGLRGYWPEPETLSWMADQRMRSYEMTEIVARGLEDCLTESFAIATDECDGVFLSVDVDVCDPAHAPGTGTPEPGGLSSRQLLDAVRRICYELPVVGVDVVEVSPPYDNAELTSFLANRVVLESLCAIARRRRDAAEGTTWDPRQPLLDDR from the coding sequence ATGGCGCGATACGGCCCACAATTCGGACCCGATATCACGTTCCTCGGCGTGGACAGCTGCGACTGGGCGGACCCGGCAACCTACGCCGACGCCGATGTGGTGATCCTCGGCGCCCCGTTCGACGGCGGCACGTCCCACCGGCCAGGCGCACGGTTCGGTCCGCAGTACATCCGGCAGACCTGCTACCTGCCGCACGATGGTTCCCGGCCGTCGCTGGCGCTGCGCACCGACGGCCTGCGCGACCTACGCGTCTACGACGCCGGCGACGTGGAGATGTACTCCGGCGATGCCGAGCGCTCGGTACGCGACCTGCAGCAGGCCGTCTACGCGATCGCGCGCACCGGCGCCATCCCGCTGATGCTCGGCGGCGACCACACCATCACCTGGCCGGACGCCGCGGGCGTCGCACAACACCTCGGCGAGGGACGCGTCTCGCTGATCCACTTCGACGCGCACGCCGACACCGGTGACATCACGTTCGGCTCGCTGGTCGGGCACGGCCAGCCGATGCGCAGGCTGATCGAGTCGGGAGCGGTACGCGGCGACCGGTTCCTGCAGGTCGGCCTGCGCGGCTACTGGCCGGAGCCGGAGACCCTCTCCTGGATGGCCGACCAGCGGATGCGCAGCTACGAGATGACGGAGATCGTCGCGCGCGGCCTGGAGGACTGCCTCACGGAGTCGTTCGCGATCGCCACCGACGAGTGCGACGGCGTGTTCCTCTCCGTGGACGTCGACGTCTGCGACCCCGCGCACGCGCCCGGCACCGGCACCCCCGAGCCCGGCGGCCTCAGCTCCCGGCAGCTGCTCGACGCGGTACGCAGGATCTGTTACGAACTGCCGGTCGTCGGCGTCGACGTGGTCGAGGTGTCACCGCCGTACGACAACGCCGAGCTGACCTCGTTCCTCGCCAACCGGGTGGTGCTCGAGTCGCTGTGCGCCATCGCCAGGCGCCGCCGCGACGCCGCGGAAGGCACCACCTGGGACCCGCGCCAGCCGCTGCTCGACGACCGCTGA
- a CDS encoding extracellular solute-binding protein, which translates to MSEHDIDPALLRGLTTRRGVFRLAGLAGAGFALAACGVEGKKAAKPKKDDVQKFWSGKKENGSLVFANWPYYMDPKRPELKQFSKETGTKVAYKEVIQDNASFYAKVRPQLAADQSIGYDIIVMTNGTQFSQMVDLGFLAPLDHDRLPNFAKHAGEKYKEQSFDPGNVYSVPWASGFTGLIYNAKYIDEEITSIQELWNPKYKGKVGMLSDTQEIGAYGMIATGADPEKSTKADWEKAAAKLKEQRDKGIVRKYYDQAYIDAVGKGDVWLTMGWSGDVFQRNLEGGDLRFVIPEEGGIIWTDNMVIPTTAKNPVDAITLMDYFYQPEIAGSLAEYINYITPVPKAQGVIEKDAAEAKGEDKEVLEMVAESPLVFPTAEDYANTSSYRVFKNSAEKKEYESIFQPIVTS; encoded by the coding sequence ATGAGCGAGCACGACATCGATCCAGCGCTGCTGCGTGGCCTCACCACGCGCCGCGGAGTCTTCCGGCTCGCCGGCCTCGCCGGCGCCGGTTTCGCTCTCGCCGCGTGTGGCGTCGAAGGCAAGAAAGCGGCGAAGCCGAAGAAGGACGACGTACAGAAGTTCTGGTCCGGCAAGAAGGAGAACGGCAGCCTGGTCTTCGCCAACTGGCCGTACTACATGGACCCGAAGCGGCCCGAGCTGAAGCAGTTCAGCAAGGAGACGGGTACGAAGGTGGCCTACAAGGAGGTCATCCAGGACAACGCGTCGTTCTACGCGAAGGTGCGGCCGCAGCTGGCGGCGGACCAGTCGATCGGTTACGACATCATCGTCATGACCAACGGCACCCAGTTCAGCCAGATGGTCGACCTCGGGTTCCTCGCGCCGCTCGACCACGACCGGTTGCCGAACTTCGCGAAGCACGCGGGGGAGAAGTACAAGGAACAGTCGTTCGACCCTGGCAACGTATACAGCGTGCCGTGGGCGAGTGGCTTCACCGGGCTGATCTACAACGCGAAGTACATCGACGAAGAGATCACCAGCATCCAGGAGCTGTGGAACCCGAAGTACAAGGGCAAGGTCGGCATGTTGTCCGACACCCAGGAGATCGGTGCCTACGGCATGATCGCCACCGGCGCCGACCCGGAGAAGTCCACCAAGGCCGACTGGGAGAAGGCGGCGGCGAAGCTCAAGGAGCAGCGCGACAAGGGCATCGTGCGCAAGTACTACGACCAGGCGTACATCGACGCCGTGGGCAAGGGTGACGTCTGGCTCACCATGGGGTGGTCGGGCGACGTGTTCCAGCGCAACCTGGAAGGCGGCGACCTGCGGTTCGTGATCCCCGAAGAGGGCGGCATCATCTGGACCGACAACATGGTGATCCCCACGACGGCGAAGAACCCCGTCGACGCGATCACCCTGATGGACTACTTCTACCAGCCGGAGATCGCCGGCAGCCTCGCGGAGTACATCAACTACATCACTCCGGTGCCGAAGGCGCAGGGCGTCATCGAAAAGGACGCGGCGGAGGCCAAGGGCGAGGACAAGGAGGTCCTCGAGATGGTGGCCGAGAGCCCGCTGGTCTTCCCCACCGCCGAGGACTACGCGAACACCAGCTCGTACCGGGTCTTCAAGAACTCCGCGGAGAAGAAGGAGTACGAGTCGATCTTCCAGCCCATCGTCACGTCGTGA
- a CDS encoding formate--tetrahydrofolate ligase, with product MTVPSNLEIARQAALKPVEDIAGELGLGPHLLDPYGRDVMKVDLEAIDELAGRPKAKYVVVSAMTPTPLGEGKTTTTVGLGQGLNRIGHKAIVTIRQASMGPALGIKGGAAGGGYSQVVPMEKLNLHFTGDMHAVTAAHNQLSAMLDSHLFHGNKLGLDPQRITWRRVLDVNDRALRNIVVGLGNRMDGVPRQSGFDITAASEVMAILALAISMDDLRARLGRIVVGYTSEGEPVTAEQLRGAGVMAVLLREALKPNLVQTLENTPALVHCGPFGNIATGNSSIVADLIALRAGEYVVTEAGFGADMGAERFFNIKCRASGERPDAAVIVATVRALKVHSGNYRIVPGKPLPADLLAENPDEVAAGAANLRKQIENIRLHGVSPVVAINAFPSDHESEYAVIRQVAEEAGARFAVSEHFATGGAGAEELAAAVVEAAEEESQFQLLYPDEATLREKIERVATGVYGAADVEYSPQAARDLEMYERAGFGDLPVCMAKTHLSLAADPGLRGAPTGWTLPVREVRASVGAGFVYPICGDMRTMPGLGAEPAAVGIDLDAQGQTVGLF from the coding sequence ATGACAGTACCCAGCAACCTGGAGATCGCCCGGCAAGCAGCGCTGAAACCGGTCGAGGACATCGCAGGCGAGCTGGGACTGGGTCCGCACCTGCTCGACCCGTACGGCCGCGACGTCATGAAGGTGGACCTGGAGGCCATCGACGAGCTGGCCGGCAGGCCCAAGGCGAAGTACGTCGTCGTGAGCGCGATGACGCCCACCCCGCTCGGCGAGGGCAAGACGACCACCACCGTCGGTCTCGGCCAGGGGCTGAACCGGATCGGCCATAAGGCGATCGTGACCATCAGGCAGGCGTCGATGGGGCCCGCGCTCGGGATCAAAGGGGGAGCGGCTGGCGGCGGGTACAGCCAGGTCGTGCCGATGGAGAAGCTCAACCTGCACTTCACCGGCGACATGCACGCCGTCACGGCGGCGCACAACCAGCTGTCCGCGATGCTCGACAGCCATCTCTTCCACGGCAACAAGCTCGGCCTCGACCCGCAGCGGATCACCTGGCGGCGCGTGCTCGACGTGAACGACCGGGCGCTGCGCAACATCGTCGTGGGACTTGGCAACCGGATGGACGGTGTGCCACGGCAGAGCGGCTTCGACATCACCGCGGCGTCCGAGGTGATGGCGATCCTCGCGCTCGCCATATCGATGGACGACCTGCGGGCCAGGCTCGGCCGGATCGTCGTCGGCTACACCAGCGAGGGCGAGCCGGTGACGGCGGAACAGCTGCGCGGCGCGGGCGTGATGGCCGTGTTGCTGCGCGAGGCGCTCAAGCCGAACCTGGTGCAGACGCTGGAGAACACACCTGCACTTGTGCACTGCGGGCCGTTCGGCAACATCGCGACCGGCAACTCGTCGATCGTCGCCGACCTGATCGCGTTGCGCGCGGGGGAGTACGTGGTGACCGAGGCGGGGTTCGGTGCGGACATGGGCGCCGAGCGGTTCTTCAACATCAAGTGCCGGGCGTCGGGGGAGCGTCCGGACGCCGCGGTGATCGTCGCGACCGTACGTGCGCTCAAGGTGCACTCGGGCAACTACCGGATCGTGCCGGGCAAGCCACTGCCCGCCGACCTGCTCGCGGAGAACCCGGACGAGGTCGCGGCGGGCGCGGCGAACCTGCGCAAGCAGATCGAGAACATCCGGCTGCACGGGGTGTCGCCGGTCGTCGCGATCAACGCGTTCCCCAGCGACCACGAGTCGGAGTACGCGGTGATCCGCCAGGTGGCCGAGGAGGCCGGTGCCCGGTTCGCCGTCTCCGAGCACTTCGCGACCGGCGGAGCCGGGGCCGAGGAGCTCGCCGCGGCGGTCGTCGAGGCGGCGGAGGAGGAGTCGCAGTTCCAGCTGCTCTACCCGGACGAGGCGACGCTGCGGGAGAAGATCGAGCGGGTGGCGACCGGCGTGTACGGTGCCGCGGACGTGGAGTACTCCCCGCAGGCGGCGCGGGACCTCGAGATGTACGAGCGGGCCGGGTTCGGGGACCTGCCGGTGTGCATGGCGAAGACGCATCTCTCGCTGGCCGCCGACCCCGGCCTGCGCGGCGCGCCGACCGGTTGGACGCTCCCGGTTCGGGAGGTGCGTGCGTCCGTGGGTGCCGGTTTCGTCTACCCGATCTGCGGCGACATGCGCACCATGCCCGGCCTGGGTGCCGAGCCCGCGGCCGTCGGCATCGATCTGGACGCCCAGGGCCAGACCGTCGGTCTCTTCTAG
- a CDS encoding aspartate aminotransferase family protein translates to MGYDTSEPRGEQAATASDAARQHLWMHFTRMSSYADHEVPVIVRGEGPYVYDQHGKRYLDGLAGLFVSQVGHGRRELAEAAGRQAAQLAYFPIWSYAHPSAVELAERLADLAPGDLDHVFFTTSGSEAVESAWKLAKQYFKLVGEHSRYKVLSRSVAYHGTSMGALSITGLADIKEPFEPLAPGGVKVPNTNFYRAEEHGDDLEAFGRWAADEIERAIVREGPTSVAAVYLEPVQNSGGCFPPPPGYFERVREICDKYGVLLVSDEVICAFGRLGYYFGSERYGYQPDIITFAKGITSGYSPLGGMIASRRLMEPFSTGNATFLHGVTFAGHPVSTAVALANLDVFEKEDLLGNVRNNEASFRQALEGLRDLDMVGDVRGAGYFYGIELVKDKATKETFSDEECERLIRGFLSPKLFESGLVCRADDRGEPVIQLSPPLICGQEHFDEIASILRNVLTEAQQRL, encoded by the coding sequence ATGGGCTACGACACTTCCGAGCCGCGTGGTGAGCAGGCAGCTACCGCGAGCGACGCCGCCAGGCAGCACCTGTGGATGCACTTCACCCGGATGTCGTCGTACGCCGACCACGAGGTGCCCGTCATCGTCCGCGGCGAGGGCCCGTACGTCTACGACCAGCACGGCAAGCGGTACCTGGACGGCCTCGCCGGGCTGTTCGTGAGTCAGGTCGGGCACGGCCGCCGCGAGCTGGCCGAGGCCGCCGGCCGGCAGGCCGCGCAGCTGGCCTACTTCCCCATCTGGTCGTACGCACACCCGAGCGCGGTCGAGCTGGCCGAGCGGCTCGCCGACCTCGCGCCCGGCGACCTCGACCACGTCTTCTTCACCACCAGCGGGAGCGAGGCCGTCGAGTCCGCGTGGAAGCTGGCCAAGCAGTACTTCAAGCTGGTCGGTGAGCACAGCCGCTACAAGGTGCTCAGCCGGAGCGTGGCGTACCACGGCACCAGCATGGGCGCGCTGTCGATCACCGGGCTCGCCGACATCAAGGAACCCTTCGAACCGCTCGCCCCCGGCGGGGTGAAGGTGCCGAACACGAACTTCTACCGTGCGGAGGAGCACGGCGACGACCTGGAGGCGTTCGGCCGCTGGGCCGCCGACGAGATCGAGCGGGCCATCGTCCGCGAGGGCCCGACCTCGGTCGCCGCCGTCTACCTCGAGCCGGTACAGAACTCCGGCGGCTGCTTCCCACCGCCGCCCGGCTACTTCGAGCGGGTCAGGGAGATCTGCGACAAGTACGGTGTGCTGCTCGTCTCAGACGAGGTCATCTGCGCGTTCGGCCGACTCGGCTACTACTTCGGCTCGGAGCGCTACGGCTACCAGCCCGACATCATCACGTTCGCCAAGGGCATCACCTCCGGCTACTCCCCGCTCGGCGGCATGATCGCCAGCAGGCGGCTGATGGAGCCGTTCAGCACGGGCAATGCGACGTTCCTGCACGGCGTCACGTTCGCCGGCCACCCGGTCTCGACGGCGGTGGCGCTGGCCAACCTCGACGTGTTCGAGAAGGAGGACCTGCTCGGCAACGTCCGGAACAACGAGGCGTCGTTCCGGCAGGCACTCGAGGGGCTGCGCGACCTGGACATGGTCGGTGACGTCCGCGGCGCCGGGTACTTCTACGGCATCGAGCTGGTGAAGGACAAGGCGACCAAGGAGACGTTCAGCGACGAGGAGTGCGAGCGGCTGATCCGCGGCTTCCTGTCACCCAAGCTGTTCGAGTCCGGCCTGGTGTGCCGCGCCGACGACCGCGGCGAACCCGTCATCCAGCTCTCCCCGCCGCTGATCTGCGGCCAGGAGCACTTCGACGAGATCGCCTCCATCCTCCGCAACGTACTCACCGAGGCCCAGCAGCGCCTCTGA
- a CDS encoding ABC transporter permease subunit, giving the protein MPMFVMLSLSLQQGDVVEGYRLTWHWQTYIEGIRTYDEQIIRSLGYGLAACLLQLAIGYPMAYWIAFHGGSRKSSYLFLLLLPFFVSFVLRTISWHFVLADDGIVLGTLKGFGLLPEDFHVLATTGAVIGGLAYNFLPFMVLPLYVALERIDPALIEASYDLYASRVQAFLRVIFPLSLPGAFAGVLMTFVPASSDYVNSSVLGGTHNTMIGNVIQNQYLVAQDYPIAAALSFTLMALLLVGIFLYARALGTEDVLEASAR; this is encoded by the coding sequence ATGCCGATGTTCGTCATGCTGTCGCTCTCGCTGCAGCAGGGCGACGTGGTAGAGGGCTACCGCCTCACCTGGCACTGGCAGACGTACATCGAGGGAATCCGTACCTACGACGAGCAGATCATCCGCTCGCTGGGTTACGGGCTCGCCGCCTGCCTGCTGCAGCTGGCGATCGGTTACCCGATGGCGTACTGGATCGCCTTCCATGGTGGTTCGCGCAAGTCGAGTTACCTGTTCCTGCTCCTGCTGCCGTTCTTCGTGTCCTTCGTGCTGCGGACGATCTCCTGGCACTTCGTGCTCGCCGACGACGGCATCGTGCTCGGCACGCTGAAGGGCTTCGGCCTGCTGCCCGAGGACTTCCACGTGCTGGCGACGACCGGTGCCGTGATCGGCGGGCTCGCGTACAACTTCCTGCCGTTCATGGTGCTGCCGTTGTACGTCGCGCTCGAACGCATCGACCCCGCGCTCATCGAGGCGTCGTACGACCTCTACGCGAGCCGGGTGCAGGCGTTCCTGCGGGTGATCTTCCCGCTGTCGTTGCCCGGTGCGTTCGCCGGCGTACTGATGACGTTCGTGCCCGCGTCGTCGGACTACGTGAACTCGTCGGTGCTCGGCGGCACGCACAACACGATGATCGGCAACGTGATCCAGAACCAGTACCTGGTGGCACAGGACTACCCGATCGCTGCTGCACTGTCCTTCACCCTGATGGCGTTGCTGCTCGTCGGCATCTTCCTGTACGCCAGGGCGCTCGGCACCGAGGATGTGTTGGAGGCGTCCGCCCGATGA
- a CDS encoding ABC transporter permease subunit, translating to MTTLSGTEPATKRRPRRLTGSRLLHIHTWLVIGWLCLPIAVMILFGFNDTKSRFNTTWQGFTFKWYGRLFEIEDLTKALGNSLLIGLLTTLIAGMLGTLIGIALGRYRFRGQGALNVVLFAAISCAEIVIGAALLSLFITMNVPLGFWTILVAHVMFCIPFVSLTVRARVLTLDPALEEAARDLGAGTWTTFRLVTLPMIFPAVLSGGLLAFALSIDDFIITNFTAGSTITFPLWIWGSTKAGSPPQVNVMGTLIFVAGVALAVLNALYARRRRA from the coding sequence ATGACGACGCTGAGTGGAACCGAGCCGGCCACCAAGCGGCGGCCCCGTCGCCTGACGGGTTCCCGGTTGCTGCACATCCACACCTGGTTGGTGATCGGTTGGCTGTGCCTGCCGATCGCCGTGATGATCCTGTTCGGCTTCAACGACACGAAGAGCAGGTTCAACACCACGTGGCAGGGGTTCACGTTCAAGTGGTACGGCAGGCTGTTCGAGATCGAGGACCTGACCAAGGCGCTGGGCAACTCACTGCTGATCGGTCTGCTCACCACGCTGATCGCAGGCATGCTCGGCACGCTGATCGGCATCGCGCTCGGCCGGTACCGGTTCCGTGGTCAGGGCGCGTTGAACGTGGTGCTGTTCGCGGCGATCTCCTGCGCCGAGATCGTGATCGGTGCCGCGTTGCTGTCGCTGTTCATCACGATGAACGTGCCGCTGGGGTTCTGGACCATCCTGGTCGCGCACGTGATGTTCTGCATCCCGTTCGTGTCACTGACGGTGAGAGCCCGGGTGCTGACGCTGGATCCGGCGCTCGAGGAGGCGGCCCGCGATCTCGGTGCCGGCACCTGGACGACGTTCCGCCTGGTCACCCTCCCGATGATCTTCCCCGCGGTGCTGTCCGGCGGGCTGCTCGCGTTCGCGCTTTCGATCGACGACTTCATCATCACCAACTTCACTGCGGGTAGCACGATCACGTTCCCGTTGTGGATCTGGGGATCGACGAAGGCCGGCAGTCCGCCGCAGGTTAATGTGATGGGTACGTTGATCTTCGTGGCAGGGGTGGCACTCGCGGTGCTGAATGCGTTGTACGCCCGACGTCGGCGGGCCTGA
- a CDS encoding FAD-dependent oxidoreductase, with protein sequence MPDLDDAFAGAVAVPFWLDDPDAPEPQPALTGTGEADLVVVGGGFTGLWTALLAKERDPARDVVLLEGRTIGWAASGRNGGFCSASLTHGLGNGMAHFPDELVTLERLGNENLDEIEQTVGKYGIDCAFERTGEVSVATQPWQVDELAEGADELRRFGHDAELFDRDQMRAEVDSPTYLAGVWHRDGTAMLNPARLAWGLRDACLRLGVRIHEHSRVRGVHSVGGRLRVDTSRGALTTDAVALGTGVFTPLLRRLRHFLLPVYDYAIVTEPLTDAQLSSVGWHNRQGLADSGNQFHYYRLTSDNRILWGGYDAIYHFGNRVRTSLQQRSATFERLAMHFYQTFPQLSRVGFTHTWGGVIDTCSRFCAFFGTAHAGRLAYAAGFTGLGVGATRFAANVMLDQLSGAETERTRLQLVRSKPVPFPPEPLRYGVVQLTRWSLARADNRQGRRNVWLRALDKFGVGFDS encoded by the coding sequence ATGCCCGATCTCGATGACGCGTTCGCGGGCGCCGTCGCCGTCCCGTTCTGGCTGGACGACCCCGACGCGCCCGAACCGCAGCCCGCGCTGACCGGCACCGGCGAGGCCGACCTGGTCGTCGTCGGCGGTGGCTTCACCGGGTTGTGGACGGCGTTGCTGGCCAAGGAGCGCGACCCCGCGCGCGACGTCGTGCTGCTCGAGGGCAGGACCATCGGCTGGGCGGCGTCCGGCAGGAACGGCGGCTTCTGCTCGGCGAGCCTCACCCACGGGCTGGGCAACGGAATGGCGCACTTCCCCGACGAGCTGGTGACGCTCGAGCGGCTCGGCAACGAGAACCTCGACGAGATCGAGCAGACCGTCGGCAAGTACGGCATCGACTGCGCGTTCGAACGTACCGGCGAGGTCTCTGTCGCCACCCAGCCGTGGCAGGTCGACGAGCTCGCCGAGGGTGCCGACGAGCTGCGCCGCTTCGGGCACGACGCGGAGCTCTTCGACCGCGACCAGATGCGTGCAGAGGTCGACTCGCCGACCTACCTAGCCGGGGTGTGGCACCGCGACGGCACGGCGATGCTCAACCCGGCCAGGTTGGCATGGGGCTTGCGCGACGCGTGTCTGCGGCTCGGCGTACGCATCCACGAGCACAGCAGGGTGCGGGGCGTGCACAGCGTCGGTGGCCGGCTGCGGGTCGACACCTCGCGCGGCGCGCTCACGACCGACGCGGTCGCGCTAGGCACCGGCGTCTTCACGCCGCTGCTGCGCCGGCTGCGGCACTTCCTGCTGCCGGTGTACGACTACGCGATCGTCACCGAACCGCTCACCGACGCACAGCTGTCGAGCGTCGGGTGGCACAACAGGCAGGGCCTGGCGGACAGCGGTAACCAGTTCCACTACTACCGGCTCACCTCGGACAACCGGATCCTGTGGGGCGGTTACGACGCGATCTACCACTTCGGCAACCGGGTGCGTACGTCGCTGCAGCAGCGCTCGGCGACGTTCGAGCGGCTGGCGATGCACTTCTACCAGACGTTCCCGCAACTGAGCCGGGTCGGGTTCACGCACACCTGGGGCGGTGTCATCGATACCTGCAGCAGGTTCTGCGCGTTCTTCGGCACCGCCCACGCCGGCCGGCTCGCGTACGCGGCCGGCTTCACCGGCCTCGGCGTCGGCGCGACGAGGTTCGCGGCGAACGTCATGCTCGACCAGCTCTCGGGTGCGGAGACCGAACGCACCCGGCTGCAGCTGGTGCGTAGCAAGCCGGTCCCGTTCCCGCCGGAGCCGTTGCGCTACGGCGTCGTGCAGCTGACCCGGTGGTCGCTCGCGCGAGCAGACAACCGCCAGGGCCGCCGCAATGTCTGGCTGCGTGCCCTGGACAAGTTCGGCGTCGGCTTCGACTCCTGA
- the potA gene encoding polyamine ABC transporter ATP-binding protein, protein MIETRTAAEPSDLPGTHGEQAVPAIQLAGVTKEFSSRDGDVAAVRGVDLTMPEGAFFSLLGPSGCGKTTTLRMIAGFEEPTAGQVFLHGRDVTQVPANRRDVNMVFQSYALFPHMSIFDNVAFGLRRKNVPRDEIRSRVGEMLDIVDLTGREQRRPRELSGGQQQRVALARALVNGPRALLLDEPLGALDLKLRQAMQVELKRIQRETKVTFVYVTHDQGEALTMSDQIAVMNDGLVEQLGTPAEIYEYPATKFVAGFIGTSNLLDGTAQQVTGELATVSYGDEQLTVALPAGRSAVAGDRLELTVRPEKIEISTQPVTASSDLCVLRGTVAEVVYLGTSTNYSVTTRAGDEVVVFQQNASSAQTAADRGDDVWLSWHSRHSYAIGSTES, encoded by the coding sequence ATGATCGAGACGCGGACTGCCGCGGAGCCCAGCGACCTGCCGGGAACACACGGTGAGCAGGCCGTGCCGGCAATCCAGCTCGCCGGAGTCACCAAGGAGTTCTCCTCGCGCGACGGTGACGTGGCCGCCGTCCGTGGCGTCGACCTGACCATGCCCGAGGGGGCGTTCTTCTCCCTGCTCGGGCCGTCCGGCTGCGGCAAGACCACGACGCTGCGGATGATCGCCGGGTTCGAGGAGCCGACCGCCGGACAGGTCTTCCTGCACGGTCGGGACGTGACGCAGGTGCCGGCTAACCGTCGCGACGTGAACATGGTGTTCCAGAGCTACGCGCTCTTCCCGCACATGAGCATCTTCGACAACGTCGCCTTCGGGCTGCGGCGAAAGAACGTACCGCGCGACGAGATCCGCAGCAGGGTCGGCGAGATGCTGGACATCGTCGACCTCACCGGCCGGGAGCAGCGCCGGCCGCGCGAGCTGTCCGGCGGCCAGCAGCAGCGGGTGGCGCTTGCCCGTGCGCTGGTCAACGGGCCGCGGGCGCTGCTGCTCGATGAACCGCTCGGCGCCCTCGACCTGAAGCTGCGCCAGGCCATGCAGGTCGAGCTGAAGCGGATCCAGCGCGAGACCAAGGTGACGTTCGTCTACGTCACGCACGACCAGGGCGAGGCGCTCACCATGAGCGACCAGATCGCCGTCATGAACGACGGCCTGGTCGAGCAGCTCGGCACGCCGGCGGAGATCTACGAGTACCCGGCCACGAAGTTCGTGGCCGGGTTCATCGGTACCTCCAACCTGCTCGACGGCACTGCGCAGCAGGTGACCGGCGAGCTCGCCACCGTGTCGTACGGCGACGAGCAGCTGACGGTCGCGCTGCCCGCCGGCCGGTCCGCGGTGGCCGGTGACCGGCTCGAGCTGACCGTAAGGCCGGAGAAGATCGAGATCTCCACGCAGCCGGTGACCGCTTCGAGCGACCTCTGCGTGCTACGGGGGACGGTGGCCGAGGTGGTCTACCTGGGCACCTCGACCAACTACTCGGTCACCACACGGGCGGGCGACGAGGTCGTCGTCTTCCAGCAGAACGCGTCGTCGGCGCAGACGGCCGCCGACCGTGGTGACGACGTCTGGTTGTCCTGGCACTCCCGCCACTCGTACGCGATTGGAAGTACCGAATCATGA